Proteins encoded in a region of the Zea mays cultivar B73 chromosome 4, Zm-B73-REFERENCE-NAM-5.0, whole genome shotgun sequence genome:
- the LOC100381453 gene encoding uncharacterized protein LOC100381453, with the protein MAESGESSPNSAAATDDTHHEMPEAGAAAAAVHAQPRPPPPPSKVRLMVSYGGRIQPRPNDNQLAYVNGETKILSLERPLCFPDFAARLAALVGNAADVRVKYQLPGEDLDALVSVTNDEDLEHLVHEYDRLHVHRHATASSAGSSRGGSAPRLRVFLFPVQSPPPPPQPAGILEPKVEQRQWFVDALNTVLLPSSKQDPPPVPPQQQKQEQESVFAQQSPPPQAKHEAVFVQQSPPQPQTVVQMQMPPPQHVVLAAASPDYLFGLDNGFVHPPAVKVKDPAGDPPAVRESVPVELPAKNEDRHPIPNPAGDNVAVSPAEYQRQIPGLEKLQVADNAAHQPPPPAPAPAPAPSLAPTPVPAALPRNGSDDSLTRGYPLATPTPNSSAEYYLPKFPEKPPVPPPPQSSAPPPPTYLQVQGRYTSVAPGSGADRGPVFFIPAPHGYFAATASPGATSYPAVYAVAPPSTAANGSAASPAASNATAYSPAPTQVAYDSNGRAIYYTSMLPQYPSAVNGMSSAGAVLGTEPVNPVAVKPTVS; encoded by the coding sequence ATGGCCGAATCCGGCGAGTCGTCCCCGAACTCAGCCGCGGCCACGGACGACACGCACCACGAGATGCCGGAGGCCGGAGCGGCTGCGGCGGCGGTGCATGCGCAgccgcgcccgccgccgccgccatccaAGGTGCGGCTGATGGTCAGCTACGGGGGCCGCATCCAGCCGCGGCCGAACGACAACCAGCTCGCGTACGTCAACGGCGAGACCAAGATCCTGTCGCTCGAGAGGCCGCTCTGCTTCCCGGACTTCGCCGCGCGCCTCGCCGCGCTTGTGGGGAACGCCGCGGACGTCCGCGTCAAGTACCAGCTGCCCGGGGAGGACCTGGACGCGCTCGTCTCCGTCACCAACGACGAGGATCTGGAGCACCTCGTCCACGAGTACGACCGCCTCCACGTCCATCGCCACGCCACGGCCTCCTCCGCCGGCTCCAGCCGCGGCGGATCCGCGCCCAGGCTCAGGGTCTTCCTCTTCCCCGTCCAGTCGCCCCCGCCTCCGCCGCAGCCGGCCGGGATCCTCGAGCCTAAGGTTGAGCAGCGCCAATGGTTCGTCGATGCGCTCAACACCGTCCTGCTGCCCTCGTCCAAGCAGGACCCGCCGCCCGTGCCCCCGCAGCAGCAGAAGCAGGAGCAGGAGTCGGTCTTCGCGCAGCAGTCGCCACCGCCGCAGGCCAAGCACGAGGCGGTGTTCGTCCAGCAGTCCCCGCCTCAGCCGCAGACGGTGGTGCAGATGCAGATGCCGCCGCCGCAGCACGTGGTGCTCGCGGCGGCGAGCCCCGACTACCTGTTCGGCCTCGACAATGGCTTCGTCCATCCCCCCGCGGTGAAGGTCAAGGACCCGGCGGGCGATCCTCCTGCGGTCAGGGAGAGCGTGCCCGTGGAGTTACCAGCCAAAAACGAGGACCGCCATCCCATTCCCAACCCCGCGGGCGACAACGTGGCTGTCTCCCCTGCGGAGTACCAGCGCCAGATCCCGGGGCTCGAGAAGCTGCAGGTCGCCGACAACGCCGCCCACCAACCACCTCCTCCTGCGCCAGCGCCTGCGCCGGCACCTTCCCTCGCCCCGACTCCCGTCCCCGCCGCGCTCCCGAGAAACGGCAGCGACGACTCCCTGACCCGTGGCTACCCTCTCGCGACCCCCACCCCGAACTCCAGCGCGGAGTACTACCTTCCAAAGTTCCCGGAGAAGCCCcccgtgccgccgccgccgcagtcaTCCGCTCCGCCCCCACCGACCTATCTGCAGGTGCAGGGCAGGTACACATCCGTGGCCCCTGGCTCCGGCGCAGACCGTGGCCCCGTGTTCTTCATCCCGGCGCCCCACGGCTACTTCGCCGCCACGGCCTCGCCAGGTGCGACCTCCTACCCCGCCGTGTACGCCGTCGCGCCACCCAGTACCGCCGCCAACGGCTCCGCCGCGTCGCCCGCGGCGTCGAATGCCACGGCCTACTCCCCCGCCCCCACGCAGGTCGCGTACGACAGCAACGGCCGCGCCATCTACTACACCAGCATGCTCCCCCAGTACCCGTCGGCTGTCAATGGCATGTCCTCGGCGGGCGCCGTTCTCGGGACAGAGCCCGTGAATCCGGTGGCCGTGAAGCCGACCGTGTCGTGA
- the LOC103654126 gene encoding uncharacterized protein: MDRSPSLVVADAVQAARAAAVAAAEARCAAIIAEKEAKAAVECAAIAVDKVEAVNVASNVEIVDFKYLVNVKNSLRYAIQEMRRHSSLLNSVKKLCSTIPEVEGGKIRKVCGHLDHVCKKLEETSIVCEQDLETKNPSWEIDDSPSLDDEHPLDDDELSEGYSTEDPELWEMVFDDLKWEEIKANVSFEEHYRVINYRFEEIIDRNM, encoded by the exons ATGGATCGTTCTCCTAGCCTAGTGGTTGCCGATGCGGTACAAGCGGCTCGTGCGGCTGCCGTCGCGGCTGCTGAGGCAAGATGCGCTGCCATTATCGCAGAGAAGGAGGCCAAGGCTGCTGTTGAGTGCGCCGCCATTGCCGTCGACAAGGTCGAAGCAGTGAATGTGGCATCAAATGTG GAAATTGTCGACTTTAAGTATCTTGTGAACGTAAAGAATTCTTTGAGATATGCTATTCAAGAAATGAGGAGGCACTCTTCACTGTTGAATTCGGTTAAAAAACTGTGTTCCACTATCCCCGAAGTAGAAGGTGGCAAGATAAGAAAGGTTTGTGGGCATTTGGATCATGTGTGCAAGAAGCTAGAGGAAACTTCAATTGTCTGTGAACAAGATTTGGAAACAAAGAATCCTAGTTGGGAGATTGATGACAGCCCTTCCttagatgatgaacatcctttagATGATGATGAACTTAGCGAGGGCTACAGTACAGAAGATCCAGAGCTATGGGAAATGGTTTTTGACGACCTAAAGTGGGAAGAGATTAAAGCTAATGTCTCATTTGAAGAGCACTACCGTGTCATAAACTACAGGTTCGAAGAAATAATTGATCGTAACATGTAG